A region of the Nitrospirota bacterium genome:
ACATGGTGATCCTCCTGGGCGCGTATTGGATCGTGGCGTTGGCAACCGGCAATCGGTTCTGGGTGTTGCACGGCCGTATCCGGGATGTCGCGGCGTTCACGGCGCTCGGGCTGGGATACACCGTGGTGAGCGAGTGGGTGAACGTGGACCTTCGCAGCGCGTGGAGTTACTCCGGTTCGATGCCTCGCGTGCCGTGGATTGCCACTGGATTGGCGCCGTTCCTGCAGTGGATCGTTCTACCTCCGCTAATCGCGGGGGTGAGCCGGCGTTTGGTGGGGCTGCCTCACGATGGCGGCTCCAATACGGACACACATCTCTACGAAGAAAAGGAGCGAAACATGAAGCGTGCGATCACCGGTCTTGTGATGATGATGGCCTTGCTGTCCTCGACCGCCGTGGCTTTGGCCCAGATGGGGAAGTCAGACAAGGGAGGGGGCGGCATGATGGGTGGGGGCATGATGGGCGATGGGATGATGGGCGGCGGCATGATGGGTCGCGAAGACGATGGCGGGATGGGGATGCACGGTCCGGGAATGGAAATGGGCGGCATGAGCGAGATGAAGAAGATGATGCGCGCCATGCCCAGGCTCAATCTCACACCCGATCAAAAGAAAAAGGTCCAGCTCTCGACCCTCCAGCACCAGAAAGAGGCGATTCCGCTGCTGGGCCAAATCCGCATGGCGGGCGTGGAAATTCAAGAACTGCTGCTTGCAGATTCCGTAAACCTCGACAAGGTCAAGTCCAAGGTCAAGGAGAAATACGACGCTGGCGCGAAGCTGGAGATGAGCCATTTGGCGCTGGCGCAAGAGATCAAGAAGATGCTCACGCCCGAGCAGCGGCGACAGATGGAGTCCATGATGATGCCAATGGGGCCGATGATGGAGTCCATGCCCATGATAGGGGGCATGATGGGCTCCCCGGCGGGCTCGGCCAGGCCGGAACCGGCACCTTCAGAAGCGCCCGGCGGGTCGAGCGGGGGGGCGACCGACTCCAAGGACCCGCACCATCCTTGAGGAGGACTGCAGATGACGACGACCAATCCGTGGAGAACCGGGGCGTAAAAGCAACCACGGACACGGAGGCAGCGTGATGGCAACTGATCCGGTCTGCGGCATGACGGTTGACGAGGCGTCGGCCGCGGGAACAGCGATGTTCGAGGGGCGGGCGTTCTTCTTTTGCTCTATTCACTGCTTGCGGGCGTTTGAGGCCAACCCCAAGCCCTTTGTCGCGTCCAGCTCCATTCATGCCATGCCGGAGGGTCTCCCCCCAGCCAAGACGACCAAGGCCGCCAAGGAGATGGCCAAGGACCCGATCTGCGGGATGGTGGTGGAGAAGGCCACCGCACTCAAGACCGAGCGTGCCGGGCGGGCGTACTACTTTTGCAGCGCGGGGTGCCAGCGCACATTCGAATCGCCCGAACAGGAACTCAAGTCCATGCGCACCCGCGTCACGATCGCGCTCACCGGCGTGCTGGCCTTGGCCGTGCTGCGCGCCGCCGCGTTCCTGGCGCTGGCCACCGGCGCCACGATCGTCACGTGGGCGCCGATCCCGCAACTGCCGTGGTTTACGTGGGGCGTGTGGCTGTTCCTGTTGGTCACGCCGGTGCAGTTCATCGGCGGGTGGTCGTTCTACGTGGGGTCGTGGACCGCGATCCGCACGCGCACCATCAACATGGACTTCTTGATCGCGCTCGGCACCACGGTCGCGTACCTCTACAGCGTCGCGGTGATCTTCTTCCCGTGGGTGCTGCCGGTGAAGATCGAAGAGCGGGATGTGTATTTTGAAGTCTCGGCCGTGATTATCGCGTTTGTGCTGCTCGGCAAATACATGGAGGAGATGATCAAAAAACGCTCGTCGGCCGCGGTGCGCAAGCTCTTGGATCTCAAACCCGCCACCGCGCGCGTGATCCGCGAAGGCGCCGAGATGGAGGTGCCGGCCGAGAGCGTGATGGTCGGCGAGGTCGTGGTGGTGCGGCCCGGGGAGAAGATCGCGACCGATGGCGCGGTGATCGAGGGTGCGTCCTCGGTGGACGAATCCATGTTGACCGGCGAATCCATGCCCGTGGAGAAAACGATGGGCAGCCAAGTCATCGGCGGCACGCTCAACCGCGCGGGCCTGCTGCGCTTCAAAGCCACGCGGGTCGGCGCAGAGACGGCCCTGGCGCAGATCATCAAGATGGTGGAAGAGGCGCAGGCCAGCAGCGCGCCCATCCAGCGCCTGGCTGATCAGGTGACCGGCTATTTTGTCCCGGCCGTGGTGGGTGTGGCGGTGCTGGCGTTCGCGGGTTGGTGGCTGGCCGGCAATTTCCCGCAAGCCCTGCTCGCGTTCATCGCGGTGCTGATCATCGCGTGTCCGTGTGCGTTGGGCATCGCCACGCCCGCTGCGCTGATGGTGGGCGTGGGCAAGGGCGCGGAGGGCGGCATCCTGATCCGCGGGGGCGAGGTCTTGGAGCGCGCGCAAAAACTCACCGCGGTCGTCTTCGACAAGACCGGGACCCTGACGCGGGGGGAACCAAACGTCACCGACGTGGTGCCGCTCGCTGGCCTGACGGAGACAGAAGTCCTGCGCCTGGCTGCGGCGGTGGAGGTCGGCTCGGAGCATCCGCTAGGGGAGGCCATTGTGCGGGCGGCGCAACACCGGAAATTGGACCTGCCCAAGGTGAGCGACTTCGAGGCGATTCCCGGTCACGGGATTCGGGGGCGAATCGCAAATCCCCCCTCCGCCCCCCTTTTTCAAAGGGGGGAACCACATCACCTGTCACAGCCGTTCCTCCCCCCTTTGGAAAAGGGGGGAGGAGGGGATTTGGTTTTGCTCGGCAACCGACGGTTGTTTCGGGCCGAAGGGATCGATCCGTCGCCTGCAGAATCCACGATGACCCGCCTGGAATCCGAAGGCAAGACCGCGATGCTGGTGGGCGCAGACCGCGCGCTGGTCGGCATTGTTGCCGTGGCGGACACGCTCAAACCCGAGGCGAGGGAAGCGGTCGGCGCGCTGCGCCAGGAAGGCGTCGAGGTCATCCTCCTCACCGGCGACAACCAGCGCACGGCCCACGCCATTGCGCGCGAGGTCGGCATCGAACACGTGATTGCCGAGGTTTTGCCGGCGGACAAGGCCCGGGTCGTCCAGGACCTGCAGAAGCAGCGAAAGATCGTGGCCATGGTGGGCGACGGGGTGAACGACGCGCCCGCGCTCGCCGCCGCGGACATTGGCATCGCGATCGGATCCGGTTCCGATGTCGCCAAGGAAACCGGCGGCATCATCCTTGTCAGAAACGACGTGCGCGACGTGGTGGCGGGCATCCGTCTGTCCCGCGCGACCATGCGCAAGATCAAACAGAATCTGTTCTGGGCGTTCATTTACAACAGCGTGGGCATTCCGATCGCGGCGCTCGGGTTTTTGAATCCGATTGTCGCTGCGGCGGCCATGGCGCTGAGCTCCTTGTCCGTGATCGTGAACTCGGCGCTGTTGAAACGACAGAAGTTGGCGGTGGCGTGACGTGGATCTCCGGAGGCAACGGCCGTGAATGAGCGAATGAGGGCGTGCGTGCGCGACTGGGCCTGGATCTGCCCGTACCTGATGCTGGGGTTGGCCGCGGGAATCTTGATCCTGTTCGGCGTCACGGTCTGGACCTCGATTCTGGTCGCGCTCCTCCTGGTCTGTCCTGCGATCATGATTTGGGGAGCATTGTATCTAAGACGACGTTCTCCGAAAGGGTAGTATGGATTCCCGTCCGTTCAGGCTCAGATTCGCAGACGTCAATCGCCTCCGCGCGATTCTGATGATCGTGCTCGAATCCGGCGGAGCGATCGTGATCGAACGGTTGCGGCTCAATTACCTGCTGCCGCTTCGATACCGCGTTGGCCGACTCCTCAGAAGGAGACCGTCCGAGCACGAGCTGACCCGAGTCGAAGCGACCACGCTCTTCTCGCCCCCGGCGTTGCGTGCGCTCCTGGAGCGGCTCGGTCCCACCTTTGTCAAATTCGGGCAGATCCTCAGCATGCGCGCCGATGTCGTGGGCGCGGAGCTCTCCGAGGAGCTGTCCAAGCTCCAGAGCAATGTCGGCCCGTTTCCCTATGAGATTGCGAGGGAGATCATCAAGGAGGAGCTGGGCCGGCATCCCGAGGACCTGTTCGCTTCGTTTGAAAAGGTCCCGGTGGCCGCGGCCTCATTGGCGCAGGTCCATCGCGCCCTTCTCAAAGACGGCGCGGAAGTGGCGGTCAAGGTCCAACGGCCCGGTATCCGCAAGATCATCGAGCAGGATATCCACATTCTGCATTTTCTCGCGGGCTTGGCCGAGCGGTTCCTTCCGGAGCTTCGGCTCTACCGACCGGCAAGGATCGTGCAGGAGTTTGCGGACTGGACGCTCCGTGAGCTCGACTTCAAGGCCGAAGGGCACAATGCGGAGCGGTTTCGCTACATCTTCCGCGAGAATCACGACATCTTCATCCCCAAGGTCTATTGGGACTACACGACCCCGCGCGTGCTCACCGCCGCGTTTTCGCACGGGGCCAAGGTGACGGATCTCGAGCGGATCGCGGCCTTTGGCGTGGATCGCAAGAAACTGGCCTCGATCGGGGTGGATGCGTTCTTCCAGCAATTTTTCGTGGCGGGTTTTTTCCACGCGGATCCTCATCCCGGCAATTTCTTCGCCATGCCTGACGGCTCGCTCTGTCTGCACGATTTCGGCATGGTGGGGTACCTGGATCAGGCGTCACGGCGGGAACTGTTGAGCTGTTTGATTGCGTTCGTGAACAAGGACATCGAGGGCTACACCAAGCACCTCATGCACATGGCCGTGACTGACGAGCGCAGCGACGTGACCGGTTTCGAGAAGGACACGGCCGGGATCCTGAGCGAGTTCTTCTTCTCCGAGCATCCGCCGAGCGTGGCGTGGGCGTTCTTCAACGTGATCAACCGGGCGACCAGCCGCGGGATCCGGTTCCCGGGTGACCTGGCGCTCTTCGGCAAGGCGCTGGTCACCACAGAGGGCATGGGCAGCAAGCTCTACCCGGAGTTCGATCTGAACTCGGAGTTGGCGCCGTTCGTGACCAACGCGCTCAAAGGGTACTTCTCGCCCACCAAGGCGTTCGAGCAGCTTCAAACCGATCTCCTCGATTACGCGGCGTCTGTGCGAACCTTCCCCGATCGGGTGCTCAATGTGCTGACCAAGCTCGAAAAGGGCGAGATCGGCGTGAAGCTGGACACGGGCGATTTGGAAGGCATGAAGAAGGAATTCGATCGCCAGAACGACCTTCGCATCTTGGGCATGGTCCTCACCGCGGTGGTGGTCGCCACGCTCGCGTTGCTGCACTTGGAAGGCACGGCCACAATCCTCGGTATTCCGCTGAGCCGCCTGGGTCTGGTCGTGACCGGCGTGTTGTTGGTCTGGTTCGTGATGCGCCTGCGGCAGGGACCGAGAGGCTAGAGCCCTTTCATGAACGGCACACGTGCTCAGAGCTCTCTCCTTCCCCCCTTGCGGGGGAAGGATGGGATGGGGGGCCGTCAGGCTCGAAGGGGGCATACCTCCGCTCGAGGCGAGCACCGTCCCCGTAGGCGCCCCCCACCCTGCCCCTCCCCCGCAAAGGGGGGAGGGAAATTTCATGCGGCGGGGTGAGTCAGAGCTCATGACCATTAACCAGCAATCCACACCGCGCCTGGGATGGCGCTCGATCCTTGCGCTATGCGGGTTTCTGGCCATTGCCGCGTTCTTTCTGCTGTCAGAGCATCGCGCGCACGCTTTGGGCATCCTGCCGTACGTACTGTTGCTGCTGTGCCCGATCCTGCATCTGTTCGGCCACGGCGGGCACGGCCGTCATTCCGGAGGAGGAGACCGACATGAATAATTCCGCTCCCTCCTATGGCTTGTGGTCGCTGGTGATCATCAACTCCTTGATCTTCATCATGTTCGCGTTCAGCTTTGCCAAGCCGCAGACCTCACGCGACTGGCGATCCTTCGGCGCGTTCTCCGCGTTCCTGGTGGCGCTGTTCACCGAGATGTATGGGTTCCCGCTCACCATCTACCTCTTGTCTGGGTGGTTGCAAAGTCGCTATCCGGGGGTGGATTGGTTCTCGCATGATGCCGGCCACCTGTTGGAGGTCTTGTTCGGCTGGCGCACTAACCCGCATTTCGGTCCATTCCACGTCCTGAGCTTTGCGCTCATCGGCGGCGGCTTCATCCTGCTGTCCAATGCCTGGAAGGTCCTCTACGCGGCGCAGCAGTCCCACACATTGGCGACCACCGGTCCCTACGGCCGCATCCGGCATCCCCAGTACGTGGGGTTTGTCTTGATCATGGTCGGATTCGTGGTGCAGTGGCCCACGATCCTGACGTTGGCCATGTTCCCGGTCCTGGTCGTCATGTACGTCAGGCTGGCGCGCCGGGAGGAGCGTGAAGTCTTGGCGGAATTCGGCGAGGAGTACGCCCGCTACGCGGCGCGCACTCCGGCCTTTTTCCCCCGTCTCGGCGCGATCAACGCGCGGACGCGGGACCTGCCGACCAGCGGACGCCGGTAGCACGCACGAGGAGATCGACATGCCTCGCCACATCGTGGTCACACCATTATCTCGGCTGCCGATCGAGCAACTGGCGGTCGAATTGTGCGAACACAAGGGCGTCGGACACCCGGACACCATCGCGGACACGGTTTGCGAGGCCGCGTCGCGCGAACTCTCCTTGGCGTATCGCAAGACCTACGGCCACATTCTGC
Encoded here:
- a CDS encoding heavy metal translocating P-type ATPase: MATDPVCGMTVDEASAAGTAMFEGRAFFFCSIHCLRAFEANPKPFVASSSIHAMPEGLPPAKTTKAAKEMAKDPICGMVVEKATALKTERAGRAYYFCSAGCQRTFESPEQELKSMRTRVTIALTGVLALAVLRAAAFLALATGATIVTWAPIPQLPWFTWGVWLFLLVTPVQFIGGWSFYVGSWTAIRTRTINMDFLIALGTTVAYLYSVAVIFFPWVLPVKIEERDVYFEVSAVIIAFVLLGKYMEEMIKKRSSAAVRKLLDLKPATARVIREGAEMEVPAESVMVGEVVVVRPGEKIATDGAVIEGASSVDESMLTGESMPVEKTMGSQVIGGTLNRAGLLRFKATRVGAETALAQIIKMVEEAQASSAPIQRLADQVTGYFVPAVVGVAVLAFAGWWLAGNFPQALLAFIAVLIIACPCALGIATPAALMVGVGKGAEGGILIRGGEVLERAQKLTAVVFDKTGTLTRGEPNVTDVVPLAGLTETEVLRLAAAVEVGSEHPLGEAIVRAAQHRKLDLPKVSDFEAIPGHGIRGRIANPPSAPLFQRGEPHHLSQPFLPPLEKGGGGDLVLLGNRRLFRAEGIDPSPAESTMTRLESEGKTAMLVGADRALVGIVAVADTLKPEAREAVGALRQEGVEVILLTGDNQRTAHAIAREVGIEHVIAEVLPADKARVVQDLQKQRKIVAMVGDGVNDAPALAAADIGIAIGSGSDVAKETGGIILVRNDVRDVVAGIRLSRATMRKIKQNLFWAFIYNSVGIPIAALGFLNPIVAAAAMALSSLSVIVNSALLKRQKLAVA
- a CDS encoding DUF2933 domain-containing protein, whose product is MTINQQSTPRLGWRSILALCGFLAIAAFFLLSEHRAHALGILPYVLLLLCPILHLFGHGGHGRHSGGGDRHE
- a CDS encoding isoprenylcysteine carboxylmethyltransferase family protein → MNNSAPSYGLWSLVIINSLIFIMFAFSFAKPQTSRDWRSFGAFSAFLVALFTEMYGFPLTIYLLSGWLQSRYPGVDWFSHDAGHLLEVLFGWRTNPHFGPFHVLSFALIGGGFILLSNAWKVLYAAQQSHTLATTGPYGRIRHPQYVGFVLIMVGFVVQWPTILTLAMFPVLVVMYVRLARREEREVLAEFGEEYARYAARTPAFFPRLGAINARTRDLPTSGRR
- a CDS encoding AarF/ABC1/UbiB kinase family protein yields the protein MDSRPFRLRFADVNRLRAILMIVLESGGAIVIERLRLNYLLPLRYRVGRLLRRRPSEHELTRVEATTLFSPPALRALLERLGPTFVKFGQILSMRADVVGAELSEELSKLQSNVGPFPYEIAREIIKEELGRHPEDLFASFEKVPVAAASLAQVHRALLKDGAEVAVKVQRPGIRKIIEQDIHILHFLAGLAERFLPELRLYRPARIVQEFADWTLRELDFKAEGHNAERFRYIFRENHDIFIPKVYWDYTTPRVLTAAFSHGAKVTDLERIAAFGVDRKKLASIGVDAFFQQFFVAGFFHADPHPGNFFAMPDGSLCLHDFGMVGYLDQASRRELLSCLIAFVNKDIEGYTKHLMHMAVTDERSDVTGFEKDTAGILSEFFFSEHPPSVAWAFFNVINRATSRGIRFPGDLALFGKALVTTEGMGSKLYPEFDLNSELAPFVTNALKGYFSPTKAFEQLQTDLLDYAASVRTFPDRVLNVLTKLEKGEIGVKLDTGDLEGMKKEFDRQNDLRILGMVLTAVVVATLALLHLEGTATILGIPLSRLGLVVTGVLLVWFVMRLRQGPRG
- a CDS encoding periplasmic heavy metal sensor, which encodes MNRRAPSVVVVHLSLAATGFLLNFWWEMMQSPLYADVGRKSYAEILTSRLHCTVGDMVILLGAYWIVALATGNRFWVLHGRIRDVAAFTALGLGYTVVSEWVNVDLRSAWSYSGSMPRVPWIATGLAPFLQWIVLPPLIAGVSRRLVGLPHDGGSNTDTHLYEEKERNMKRAITGLVMMMALLSSTAVALAQMGKSDKGGGGMMGGGMMGDGMMGGGMMGREDDGGMGMHGPGMEMGGMSEMKKMMRAMPRLNLTPDQKKKVQLSTLQHQKEAIPLLGQIRMAGVEIQELLLADSVNLDKVKSKVKEKYDAGAKLEMSHLALAQEIKKMLTPEQRRQMESMMMPMGPMMESMPMIGGMMGSPAGSARPEPAPSEAPGGSSGGATDSKDPHHP